A genome region from Alistipes dispar includes the following:
- the rpe gene encoding ribulose-phosphate 3-epimerase: MRIVAPSMLSADFGHLDRDTRMVDRSAAEWVHIDVMDGVFVPNISFGFPVLKAIRRATAKCLDVHLMIVEPERYVARFAEAGADIVTFHYEAVSDVRACIGLIRGAGARAGVSIKPATPAEALREVLPLVDLVLVMSVEPGFGGQSFIPGSLDKIRALRAMIREQGLGTIVEVDGGISARNAREVFDAGADALVAGSAVFGAEDPEAEIARILAV; encoded by the coding sequence ATGAGAATAGTAGCTCCTTCGATGCTTTCGGCCGATTTCGGCCATCTGGACCGCGATACGCGTATGGTGGACCGCAGCGCGGCCGAGTGGGTCCATATCGACGTGATGGACGGCGTGTTCGTGCCCAATATCTCGTTCGGGTTCCCCGTGCTGAAGGCGATCCGCCGGGCGACGGCCAAGTGTCTCGACGTGCACCTGATGATCGTCGAGCCGGAACGTTACGTCGCCCGTTTCGCCGAGGCGGGGGCCGACATCGTCACCTTCCATTACGAGGCGGTCTCCGACGTGCGTGCATGCATCGGGCTGATCCGCGGGGCCGGAGCCCGGGCGGGCGTCTCGATCAAACCCGCCACGCCGGCCGAGGCGCTGCGCGAGGTGCTGCCGCTGGTGGACCTGGTGCTGGTGATGAGCGTCGAGCCGGGTTTCGGCGGGCAGTCGTTCATCCCCGGATCGCTCGACAAGATCCGGGCGCTGCGGGCGATGATCCGTGAACAAGGGCTCGGGACGATCGTCGAAGTGGACGGCGGCATCTCGGCACGCAACGCCCGCGAGGTTTTCGATGCGGGGGCCGATGCGCTGGTGGCCGGCAGCGCCGTGTTCGGGGCCGAAGACCCCGAGGCGGAGATCGCGCGGATTCTCGCGGTCTGA
- a CDS encoding HD domain-containing protein yields MENPERYLRFVREAERLKDTLRSAHTSQGRHESTAEHSWRLALLALALAGERPGLDSERVLGMCLIHDLGEAYEGDIPAVEQTDPAAKAATERSAVDRLTALLPEAAARRIRSLWEEYEECRTPEARWVKALDKAETILQHNQGANPEGFDYAFNLGYGAAWFGGDALLSELRRLLDEETARHIPPAR; encoded by the coding sequence ATGGAAAACCCGGAACGATACCTGCGCTTCGTACGCGAAGCGGAACGCCTGAAAGACACCCTGCGCTCGGCGCATACCTCGCAGGGACGGCACGAAAGCACGGCCGAACACTCGTGGCGGCTGGCGCTGCTGGCCCTCGCGCTGGCCGGCGAAAGACCCGGGCTGGATTCGGAGCGCGTGCTGGGCATGTGTCTGATTCACGACCTGGGAGAGGCTTACGAGGGGGATATTCCGGCCGTCGAGCAGACCGATCCCGCCGCCAAGGCCGCGACGGAGCGGTCGGCGGTCGATCGGCTCACGGCACTGCTGCCCGAAGCCGCCGCACGGCGCATCCGTTCGCTTTGGGAGGAGTACGAGGAGTGCCGCACGCCCGAAGCCCGCTGGGTCAAGGCGCTCGACAAGGCCGAAACGATTCTCCAGCACAACCAGGGCGCCAATCCCGAGGGGTTCGACTACGCCTTCAACCTCGGCTACGGCGCCGCGTGGTTCGGCGGGGATGCGCTGCTGAGCGAACTGCGCCGCCTGCTCGACGAAGAGACCGCACGGCACATTCCTCCCGCCCGCTGA
- the abc-f gene encoding ribosomal protection-like ABC-F family protein, whose protein sequence is MISLDNLTVSYGGWTLFDNISFLINPKDRIGLVGKNGAGKTTLLRIITGEQQPTSGAVTLNGDCTIGYLPQTMRVADTTTLVEETAKAFGEVLRLEAEIDALTREIAERTDYESAAYEQLLHRLNDAQDHYHILGGETRDADIEKTLLGLGFKRSDFGRATSEFSGGWRMRIELAKLLLRRPSIFLLDEPTNHLDIESIQWLEEYLRGYNGAVLLISHDRAFLDNVTNRTVELSLGKIYDYKVSYSKYVVLRAERRAQQLAAYENQQRMIEKTEEFIEKFRYKPTKSNQVQSRIKQLERLERLEVEEEDLATLNIKFPPAPRSGQIVAEIRDAGMSFGEKHVFSGANFTIGKGDRIALVGRNGEGKTTLARMLVGQLTPTEGSVRLGANVNIGYYAQNQDDLMDGEFTVYDTLDRVAVGDIRTRLRDILGAFLFRGEDIDKKVKVLSGGERARLAMARMMLEPRNLLVLDEPTNHMDMRSKDILKNAIMKYDGTVVVVSHDREFLDGMVEKVYEFRDGGVKEYLGGIYYFLEKRKIESLREIERRDPSPKGAAAKGAAGNDSGAGSAAGRGAAGTKAAAKSGPVKSSAAEEPAKAVSAGKASYEQRKEQEKLLRKLRRNVETIEAELADIEKRIAEYDARFAAATAYDEADYKAYNELKTRYDRQMHEWEKASYELEITEGE, encoded by the coding sequence ATGATTTCTCTCGACAATCTCACGGTGAGCTACGGGGGCTGGACCCTCTTCGACAATATTTCGTTTCTGATAAACCCCAAGGACCGCATCGGCCTGGTGGGGAAGAATGGCGCGGGCAAGACGACGCTGCTGCGTATCATCACGGGCGAGCAGCAGCCCACCTCGGGAGCCGTGACGCTCAACGGCGACTGTACGATCGGTTACCTGCCGCAGACGATGCGCGTGGCCGACACCACGACGCTCGTCGAGGAGACGGCCAAAGCCTTCGGAGAGGTGCTGCGGCTCGAGGCGGAGATCGACGCGCTGACACGCGAGATCGCCGAGCGCACCGACTACGAAAGCGCCGCCTACGAGCAGTTGCTGCACCGGCTCAACGACGCCCAGGACCATTATCACATCCTCGGCGGCGAGACGCGCGACGCCGACATCGAGAAGACGCTGCTCGGCCTGGGATTCAAGCGTTCGGATTTCGGCCGCGCCACGAGCGAGTTCTCGGGGGGCTGGCGCATGCGTATCGAGCTGGCGAAGCTGCTGCTGCGCCGGCCTTCGATCTTCCTGCTCGACGAGCCCACGAACCACCTCGACATCGAGTCGATCCAGTGGCTCGAGGAGTACCTGCGCGGCTACAACGGCGCCGTGCTGCTCATTTCGCACGACCGGGCGTTTCTGGACAACGTGACCAACCGCACGGTGGAGCTGTCGCTCGGGAAGATTTACGACTACAAGGTCTCCTATTCCAAGTACGTCGTACTGCGCGCCGAACGCCGTGCGCAGCAGTTGGCCGCCTACGAGAACCAGCAGCGGATGATCGAGAAGACCGAGGAGTTCATCGAGAAGTTCCGCTACAAGCCCACGAAGTCGAACCAGGTGCAGTCGCGCATCAAGCAGCTCGAACGCCTCGAACGGCTGGAGGTCGAGGAGGAGGACCTCGCCACGCTCAACATCAAGTTCCCGCCGGCGCCCCGGTCGGGGCAGATCGTCGCCGAGATCCGCGATGCGGGCATGTCGTTCGGCGAAAAGCACGTTTTCAGCGGCGCGAACTTCACGATCGGAAAGGGCGACCGGATCGCGCTGGTGGGCCGCAACGGCGAGGGCAAGACCACGCTGGCGCGGATGCTCGTGGGGCAACTGACGCCCACCGAAGGGTCGGTCCGCCTCGGGGCCAATGTCAATATCGGCTACTATGCGCAGAACCAGGACGATCTGATGGACGGCGAGTTCACGGTGTACGACACGCTGGACCGCGTGGCCGTGGGCGACATCCGCACACGGCTGCGCGACATCCTCGGGGCGTTCCTTTTCCGCGGCGAGGACATCGACAAGAAGGTGAAGGTCCTCTCGGGCGGCGAGCGGGCGCGGCTGGCGATGGCCCGCATGATGCTCGAACCGCGCAACCTGCTGGTGCTGGACGAGCCGACGAACCACATGGACATGCGCTCGAAGGACATCCTCAAGAACGCCATCATGAAATACGACGGCACGGTGGTCGTCGTGTCGCACGACCGCGAATTTCTCGACGGCATGGTGGAGAAGGTCTATGAGTTCCGCGACGGCGGGGTGAAGGAGTACCTCGGCGGCATCTACTACTTCCTCGAAAAGCGCAAGATCGAGTCGCTGCGGGAGATCGAGCGGCGCGACCCGTCGCCGAAAGGCGCTGCCGCGAAGGGCGCCGCAGGGAACGATTCCGGAGCGGGAAGCGCTGCGGGACGGGGTGCGGCCGGGACGAAGGCCGCCGCGAAATCCGGCCCGGTGAAATCCTCCGCTGCGGAGGAGCCCGCGAAGGCGGTTTCCGCCGGTAAGGCCTCCTACGAACAGCGCAAGGAGCAGGAGAAGCTGCTCCGCAAACTGCGCCGGAACGTGGAGACCATCGAGGCGGAACTGGCCGACATCGAGAAGCGGATCGCGGAGTACGACGCGCGGTTCGCCGCTGCGACGGCCTACGACGAGGCCGACTACAAGGCTTACAACGAACTGAAAACCCGTTACGACCGACAGATGCACGAGTGGGAGAAGGCCTCCTACGAACTGGAGATCACCGAGGGCGAGTGA
- the rlmB gene encoding 23S rRNA (guanosine(2251)-2'-O)-methyltransferase RlmB, whose protein sequence is MDNNLIFGIRPVAEAVEAGRQIEKLYIRKGAEGPLMQELKDLCMRHRLRWQEVPVEKLNRLTRGNHQGVVAQTAAIAYVELADILERVPEDETPLVVVFDGVTDVRNFGAIARSAECAGAHGLIVPLKNSAPVNAEAIRSSAGALTTIPVCRVGSVRNTLRQLQTEGFQVAAATEKSRKLLYDADFRRPTAIVMGAEDTGVSREVLKLCDEQLAIPMIGRIESLNVSAAAAVMLFEAVRQRIGE, encoded by the coding sequence ATGGACAATAACCTCATATTCGGGATTCGTCCCGTGGCCGAGGCCGTCGAGGCCGGGCGGCAGATCGAAAAACTCTATATCCGCAAGGGGGCCGAGGGACCGTTGATGCAGGAGCTGAAGGACCTCTGCATGCGCCATCGCCTGCGCTGGCAGGAGGTTCCGGTCGAGAAACTCAACCGCCTGACGCGCGGCAACCACCAGGGGGTCGTTGCGCAGACGGCGGCCATCGCCTATGTGGAGCTGGCCGACATCCTCGAACGGGTTCCGGAGGACGAGACGCCGCTGGTGGTGGTCTTCGACGGCGTGACCGACGTGCGCAACTTCGGAGCCATCGCCCGTTCGGCCGAGTGCGCCGGGGCGCACGGACTCATCGTGCCGCTCAAGAACTCCGCCCCGGTGAATGCCGAGGCGATCCGTTCGTCGGCCGGGGCGCTGACGACGATTCCCGTCTGCCGCGTGGGGTCGGTCCGCAACACGCTCCGGCAGTTGCAGACGGAGGGTTTCCAGGTCGCAGCGGCCACGGAGAAGAGCCGCAAGCTGCTATACGACGCCGATTTCCGCCGCCCGACGGCGATCGTCATGGGGGCCGAGGACACGGGCGTATCGCGCGAGGTGCTCAAGCTCTGCGACGAGCAACTGGCCATTCCTATGATCGGGCGAATCGAGTCGCTGAACGTCTCGGCCGCCGCCGCGGTGATGCTCTTCGAGGCGGTGCGCCAGCGGATCGGGGAGTGA
- a CDS encoding DUF4153 domain-containing protein, with protein MVFDFKSLWTSFRTGAHGVLRRHPVELLLAAGLSAALVLCYECDWEPDVRLAAVGWGAVLLLAVNLLTGRTPWRRLYWVAWAPLVPLALWPGFGAWLESARGAITVGLLTPLALLACRRAVANRRFVFDTVILLRAALLALLFAYVALGLFQAILWSAAYIFGFGGAAWVEHAAVDTWIVTSTFVVPLLFMMMLDRWERSEVHGTRILEVLLDWIVSPAVLIYAAILYLYAFKILVTWSLPEGGVAYLVFGFTSVALAVKALQELFGRRIYGWFYDRLSLFALPAAVLFWIGTLRRVGEYGLTEPRVYLVVCGAVMTFCLAIFLSRRTGRYLWVVLFAMLLFAAVAYVPALEPGRVAVRSQQARAERIARSLDRLDSAGRLVLTPVPLADTVRGARYRELYEALAYLYSRDTLRLAAFGLSSTERYAELFPSDFADYVRGWTDRVPAAGTGGGATRFFYLPDDAEYALGDGYSRLWLPCYSSWAEFGNDTLRVDVGGERIRIAGAELLARQLARVGVASCEELRDSREHIEPLMDYRDARCRIIFSDLSLERTDSLGWRIAGAQLRAVMLR; from the coding sequence ATGGTATTCGATTTCAAATCTTTATGGACGTCGTTCCGGACGGGGGCGCACGGCGTGCTGCGGCGTCATCCCGTCGAACTGTTGCTTGCGGCGGGGCTTTCCGCGGCGCTCGTACTCTGCTACGAATGCGATTGGGAGCCGGACGTGCGGCTCGCGGCCGTGGGGTGGGGAGCCGTTCTGCTGCTCGCGGTCAATCTGCTGACCGGACGGACGCCCTGGCGGAGGCTCTACTGGGTGGCGTGGGCGCCGCTCGTGCCGCTGGCCCTGTGGCCGGGATTCGGCGCGTGGCTGGAGTCGGCGCGCGGGGCGATCACCGTCGGGTTGCTCACCCCGCTGGCGCTGCTGGCCTGCCGCCGGGCCGTGGCGAACCGCCGTTTCGTCTTCGACACGGTGATTCTGCTGCGCGCCGCGCTGCTGGCGCTGCTTTTCGCCTACGTCGCGCTCGGCCTTTTCCAGGCGATTCTCTGGTCGGCGGCCTATATCTTCGGATTCGGCGGCGCCGCATGGGTCGAGCATGCGGCGGTGGACACGTGGATCGTGACCTCGACGTTCGTCGTGCCGCTGCTCTTCATGATGATGCTCGACCGCTGGGAGCGCTCCGAGGTACACGGAACGCGCATTCTCGAAGTGCTGCTCGACTGGATCGTCTCGCCGGCGGTGCTGATCTATGCGGCGATCCTCTACCTTTATGCGTTCAAAATTCTCGTCACGTGGTCGCTGCCCGAGGGCGGAGTGGCCTATCTGGTCTTCGGATTCACGTCGGTGGCGCTGGCCGTCAAGGCTTTGCAGGAGTTGTTCGGACGGCGGATTTACGGCTGGTTCTACGACCGGTTGAGCCTCTTCGCCCTGCCCGCGGCGGTGTTGTTCTGGATCGGGACGCTGCGCCGTGTGGGCGAATACGGTCTGACGGAACCGCGCGTCTATCTCGTGGTTTGCGGCGCCGTGATGACCTTCTGCCTCGCGATCTTCCTTTCGCGCCGCACGGGACGCTACCTTTGGGTCGTGCTTTTCGCCATGCTCCTCTTCGCGGCCGTCGCCTACGTCCCTGCGCTGGAGCCCGGGCGGGTCGCCGTCCGCTCGCAGCAGGCACGCGCCGAACGTATCGCCCGGTCGCTCGACCGGCTCGACTCTGCGGGACGTCTCGTGCTGACGCCCGTTCCGCTGGCCGACACGGTGCGCGGTGCGCGCTACCGGGAGTTGTACGAGGCGCTTGCCTATCTGTATTCGCGGGATACGCTTCGCCTTGCGGCGTTCGGCCTGAGCTCGACGGAGCGGTATGCCGAACTTTTTCCCTCGGACTTCGCCGATTACGTGCGGGGATGGACGGATCGTGTGCCGGCGGCCGGCACCGGCGGCGGCGCGACGCGCTTCTTTTACCTTCCGGACGACGCGGAGTACGCGCTCGGCGACGGCTATTCGCGTCTCTGGCTACCCTGCTACTCCTCCTGGGCCGAGTTCGGGAACGACACGCTGCGGGTGGATGTCGGCGGCGAACGGATCCGGATCGCCGGGGCGGAGCTGCTCGCGCGCCAGCTCGCGCGGGTCGGCGTCGCCTCGTGCGAGGAGCTGCGCGACAGCCGGGAGCACATCGAGCCGCTGATGGATTACCGCGATGCGCGGTGTAGGATCATTTTCAGCGACCTTTCGCTGGAACGCACCGATTCGCTCGGCTGGCGGATCGCCGGTGCGCAACTGCGGGCCGTCATGCTGCGATGA
- a CDS encoding M48 family metallopeptidase, producing the protein MTHPVLGEIECVRSSRARRVSIRVRASGDVRLVYPCGVSEMRALAFLEEKIPWVEAARERLSHRRAALPPQLPPAEEKVRVEMLRRAAKADLPVRIGRIAAETGLRYAKLSIRASRTKWGSCSGRNHISLSLFLMTLPEHLRDYVIVHELCHTVHHDHSPRFHALVDRLVGGREKALSRELRAYAIR; encoded by the coding sequence ATGACCCATCCGGTGCTGGGCGAAATCGAGTGCGTGCGGTCGTCGCGCGCCCGGCGGGTCTCGATCCGCGTACGCGCCTCGGGAGACGTGCGGCTCGTCTATCCCTGCGGCGTGTCGGAGATGCGGGCGCTGGCGTTCCTCGAGGAGAAGATCCCGTGGGTCGAAGCGGCCCGCGAACGGCTTTCGCACCGCAGGGCCGCTTTGCCTCCGCAGCTGCCCCCTGCGGAGGAGAAGGTCCGTGTCGAGATGCTGCGCCGCGCCGCGAAGGCCGATCTTCCGGTCCGCATCGGGCGGATCGCCGCCGAGACGGGACTGCGGTATGCGAAGCTCTCGATCCGCGCCTCGCGGACGAAGTGGGGAAGTTGTTCGGGGCGGAACCACATATCGCTCAGCCTGTTCCTTATGACCCTGCCCGAACACCTGCGCGACTATGTGATCGTGCACGAGCTCTGCCATACGGTGCATCACGACCATTCGCCGCGGTTCCACGCTCTTGTGGACCGGTTGGTCGGGGGACGCGAAAAGGCCCTCAGCCGGGAGCTGAGGGCCTATGCGATCCGGTAG
- a CDS encoding glycerol-3-phosphate dehydrogenase/oxidase yields the protein MERASQIGKFSDRDKIWDMVVVGGGATGLGVAVDAATRGLSVACLEKSDFAKCTSSRSTKLVHGGVRYLQKGDVLLVLEALRERGRMKANAPHLVKDQAFVISNYSHWNNVLYFCGLAFYDLLSFGFGYGRSKFISAKKVRKYLPTSVEKGLKGGVVYHDGQFDDSRMAVNLAQTCVEHGGTVLNQATVTGILHDDAGRVAGVRFTDNLTGESREVKARSVVNAAGCFVDDIMHMDCPDHSPMVTPSQGVHLVLDRKFLRSDYAIMVPKTSDGRVLFAVPWHDKVVVGTTDIVRPKAEEEPRPLREEIDFILSTAGLYMNPAPTYRDILSVFAGQRPLAAPKKEGKSTKELSRSHKVIVSDNGLVTITGGKWTSYRLMAEDTVDRAIAEAGLPRRKCVTRKLRIHGYRPDPDLSNHLYVYGSDEERIRALIASDPALGERLSPKFGYTLAEVVWAVREEMALTVEDVLARRVRLLFVDAREATAAAPKVAETMARELGRDRAWIDRQVADFTALAQNYIFEE from the coding sequence ATGGAAAGAGCTTCGCAAATCGGAAAATTCTCCGACAGAGACAAGATATGGGACATGGTCGTCGTAGGCGGCGGCGCGACGGGACTGGGCGTGGCGGTGGACGCCGCGACACGCGGCCTGAGCGTCGCGTGCCTCGAAAAGAGCGACTTCGCCAAGTGCACTTCGAGCCGTTCGACCAAACTCGTGCACGGCGGCGTGCGCTACCTCCAGAAGGGCGACGTGCTGCTCGTGCTCGAGGCGTTGCGCGAGCGCGGCCGCATGAAGGCCAACGCACCGCATCTGGTCAAGGACCAGGCATTCGTCATCTCGAATTACAGCCATTGGAACAACGTGCTCTACTTCTGCGGACTCGCGTTCTACGACCTGCTTTCGTTCGGTTTCGGTTACGGACGTTCGAAATTCATCTCGGCGAAGAAGGTGCGGAAATACCTTCCCACGTCGGTGGAGAAGGGGCTGAAGGGCGGCGTGGTCTACCACGACGGGCAGTTCGACGACTCGCGCATGGCCGTAAACCTCGCACAAACCTGCGTCGAACATGGCGGCACGGTCCTCAACCAGGCCACCGTGACGGGGATTCTGCACGATGACGCAGGCCGCGTGGCGGGTGTCCGCTTCACCGACAACCTCACGGGCGAGAGCCGCGAGGTGAAGGCCCGCAGCGTGGTGAATGCCGCCGGGTGTTTCGTGGACGACATAATGCACATGGACTGCCCCGACCACAGCCCGATGGTGACGCCGAGCCAGGGCGTGCACCTCGTGCTGGACCGGAAATTCCTCCGGAGCGATTACGCCATCATGGTCCCCAAGACCTCCGACGGGCGCGTGCTGTTCGCCGTGCCGTGGCACGACAAGGTCGTCGTCGGCACGACCGACATCGTCCGCCCGAAAGCCGAGGAGGAGCCCCGGCCGCTCCGGGAGGAGATCGACTTCATCCTCTCCACGGCGGGACTCTACATGAACCCCGCCCCGACCTACCGCGACATACTCTCCGTCTTCGCGGGCCAGCGGCCGCTGGCAGCACCCAAAAAGGAGGGCAAGAGCACCAAGGAGCTGTCGCGCAGCCACAAGGTCATCGTATCGGACAACGGGCTGGTGACGATCACCGGCGGCAAGTGGACCTCCTACCGCCTCATGGCCGAAGACACCGTGGACCGGGCCATCGCGGAGGCCGGGCTGCCCCGCCGCAAATGCGTCACCCGGAAACTCCGGATTCACGGCTACCGCCCCGATCCCGACCTGAGCAACCACCTCTACGTTTACGGCTCGGACGAGGAGCGCATCCGCGCCCTCATCGCCTCCGACCCGGCATTGGGCGAACGGCTCTCGCCGAAATTCGGCTACACGCTGGCCGAGGTCGTCTGGGCCGTGCGCGAGGAGATGGCCCTCACGGTCGAGGACGTGCTGGCGCGCCGCGTGCGGCTGCTGTTCGTGGACGCCCGCGAAGCGACGGCCGCCGCCCCGAAGGTGGCGGAGACGATGGCCCGCGAGCTGGGCCGCGACCGGGCGTGGATCGACCGCCAGGTGGCGGACTTCACCGCGCTGGCCCAAAACTATATCTTCGAAGAATAA
- a CDS encoding DeoR/GlpR family DNA-binding transcription regulator encodes MNKSGEENNLSLPERHGRILALLQQYGSISVTQLSERFRVSEVTIRKDLSFLEQQKKLYRTHGSAILISPYISDRHVNEKEKKNVAEKQALGAAAAALLAQDDSIIIASGTTMAFLAREIKPQGRLTVITASVPVTQILSQDPDVDVIQLGGITRSSSVSVVGPFAEQMLRSFNCSKLFIGVDGIDPDFGLTTTNMLEASLNRAMIDAAQKVVVLADSSKFGRRGFSKICDLESVDRIITDNRVQPLYLDRLRERGIEVTVVEV; translated from the coding sequence ATGAACAAATCAGGTGAAGAAAACAATTTGAGCCTGCCGGAACGGCACGGCAGGATACTCGCCCTGTTGCAGCAATACGGTTCGATCTCGGTCACGCAGCTTTCCGAGCGTTTCCGGGTTTCGGAGGTGACCATCCGCAAGGACCTTTCCTTCCTCGAGCAGCAGAAGAAACTCTACCGGACGCACGGAAGCGCCATCCTGATCAGTCCCTATATCAGCGACCGGCACGTGAACGAGAAAGAGAAGAAGAACGTGGCGGAGAAGCAGGCGCTCGGGGCCGCGGCCGCGGCGCTCCTCGCGCAGGACGACTCGATCATCATCGCGTCGGGAACGACGATGGCCTTTCTGGCCCGTGAGATCAAGCCCCAGGGACGGCTGACGGTCATCACGGCGTCGGTTCCCGTGACGCAGATCCTTTCGCAGGATCCCGACGTGGACGTCATCCAGTTGGGCGGCATCACCCGTAGCAGCTCGGTTTCGGTCGTGGGACCCTTCGCCGAACAGATGCTGCGCAGCTTCAACTGCAGCAAGCTCTTCATCGGCGTGGACGGCATCGACCCCGATTTCGGACTGACGACGACCAACATGCTCGAGGCCTCGCTCAACCGGGCGATGATCGACGCGGCGCAGAAGGTGGTGGTGCTGGCCGACAGTTCGAAGTTCGGCCGCCGGGGCTTCAGCAAGATCTGCGACCTGGAGTCCGTGGACCGGATCATCACCGACAACCGGGTGCAGCCGCTCTACCTCGACCGGCTGCGCGAGCGGGGGATCGAGGTGACGGTGGTGGAGGTCTGA
- a CDS encoding glycerophosphodiester phosphodiesterase family protein, with product MIRKILLSVALLSAGGALHGQPKVIAHRGYWTAPGSAQNSLASFAKADSIGVYGSEMDVWLTGDDKLVVNHDQVYKGTDIDMARARARDITRIVLPNGENLPTLDEYLETVAARPATRLVLETKTLVPYRREDIAVEKIVRALERHGLTERTDFISFSLNACLEYRKRLPEANVYYLAGDLSPESLRRVALTGLDYSAGVLRQHPEWIEQAHRAGLEVNVWTVNSEEEMRYFIAQGVDYITTDYPERLQALLRE from the coding sequence ATGATCCGAAAGATTCTGCTCTCCGTCGCCCTGCTGTCGGCCGGAGGAGCCCTGCACGGACAACCCAAAGTAATCGCCCACCGCGGCTACTGGACCGCTCCCGGATCGGCCCAGAACTCCCTCGCCTCGTTCGCCAAGGCCGACTCGATCGGCGTTTACGGCTCGGAAATGGACGTCTGGCTGACGGGAGACGACAAACTGGTGGTCAATCACGACCAGGTTTACAAGGGAACCGACATAGACATGGCACGCGCCCGGGCCCGGGACATCACGCGGATCGTGCTGCCCAACGGCGAGAACCTGCCCACGCTCGACGAGTACCTCGAGACGGTGGCGGCCCGTCCCGCCACCCGGCTCGTCCTGGAGACGAAGACGCTCGTCCCCTACCGCCGGGAGGACATCGCGGTGGAAAAGATCGTCCGCGCGCTGGAAAGACACGGCCTTACGGAGCGGACGGACTTCATCTCCTTCTCGCTGAACGCCTGTCTGGAGTACCGGAAGCGGCTGCCCGAAGCCAATGTTTACTACCTGGCCGGCGATCTCTCGCCCGAAAGCCTCCGCCGCGTGGCCCTGACGGGTCTCGACTACTCGGCGGGCGTGCTGCGCCAGCACCCCGAATGGATCGAGCAGGCTCACCGGGCGGGACTCGAAGTCAATGTCTGGACGGTGAATTCGGAGGAGGAGATGCGCTATTTCATCGCGCAGGGCGTGGACTACATCACCACCGACTATCCCGAACGCCTGCAAGCCCTGCTGAGGGAGTAG
- the galK gene encoding galactokinase: MKEKVSKKFEELYGAGAVLFASPGRINLIGEHTDYNGGFVFPGAVDKGIVAAIRLNGTDRVRAYAFDLGESSEFGLEEADKPAESWARYIFGVCREIRKRGGTIGGFDTVFAGDVPLGAGMSSSAALESTYAFALNDLCGCGIDKFELAKIGQATEHNYCGVNCGIMDQFASVFGKKGNLIRLDCRSLEYAYFPFDPKGYRLVLVDSRVKHELVGSPYNDRRASCERVAKVLGQEFLRGATMEQLDAVRDRISEEDYKRARYVIGEEKRVLDVCEALEKGDYETVGARMYETHWGMSKDYEVSCEELDFLATLAGECGVTGARIMGGGFGGCTINLVRDELYDRFIATAKEKFNARYGHEPKIYDVVISDGSRRLE, translated from the coding sequence ATGAAAGAGAAAGTCAGCAAGAAATTCGAAGAGCTTTACGGTGCGGGCGCCGTGCTGTTCGCCTCGCCGGGGCGTATCAACCTGATCGGCGAACATACCGACTACAACGGAGGTTTCGTCTTCCCCGGAGCCGTGGACAAGGGCATCGTGGCGGCCATCCGGCTCAACGGTACGGATCGTGTGCGCGCCTATGCGTTCGATCTGGGCGAATCGTCGGAGTTCGGCCTCGAGGAGGCGGACAAGCCTGCCGAGAGCTGGGCGCGGTATATTTTCGGCGTCTGCCGCGAGATCCGCAAGCGCGGCGGGACGATCGGCGGTTTCGACACGGTTTTCGCGGGCGACGTGCCGCTGGGAGCGGGCATGTCCTCGTCGGCGGCGCTGGAATCGACCTACGCCTTCGCGCTGAACGACCTCTGCGGCTGCGGCATCGACAAGTTCGAGCTGGCGAAGATCGGCCAGGCCACCGAGCACAACTACTGCGGCGTGAACTGCGGCATCATGGACCAGTTCGCCTCGGTGTTCGGCAAGAAGGGCAACCTGATCCGGCTGGACTGCCGCTCGCTGGAGTACGCCTACTTCCCGTTCGATCCGAAGGGCTACAGGCTGGTGCTCGTCGATTCGCGCGTGAAGCACGAGCTGGTGGGTTCGCCCTACAACGACCGCCGCGCCTCGTGCGAGCGTGTGGCGAAGGTGCTCGGGCAGGAGTTCCTGCGCGGAGCTACGATGGAGCAGCTCGATGCCGTCAGGGACCGGATCTCGGAGGAGGACTACAAACGGGCCCGTTATGTCATCGGCGAGGAGAAACGGGTGCTCGACGTCTGCGAGGCTTTGGAGAAGGGCGACTACGAGACGGTCGGCGCGCGCATGTATGAGACGCACTGGGGCATGTCGAAGGATTACGAGGTGTCGTGCGAGGAGCTGGATTTTCTGGCGACGCTCGCCGGGGAGTGCGGTGTGACCGGGGCGCGCATCATGGGCGGCGGTTTCGGCGGCTGCACGATCAATCTGGTCAGGGACGAGCTGTACGATCGTTTCATCGCCACGGCGAAGGAGAAGTTCAACGCCAGATACGGCCACGAGCCGAAGATTTACGACGTGGTGATCTCCGACGGTTCGCGGCGGCTGGAGTGA